A window of Panulirus ornatus isolate Po-2019 chromosome 27, ASM3632096v1, whole genome shotgun sequence contains these coding sequences:
- the LOC139757533 gene encoding uncharacterized protein, with amino-acid sequence MTSTEVLLPSPRVNMLDSGALAAVDAVTLPTICGPHRGTRRPSGTAESESDSPPSKKSKKTRRRRKRPRQRFARNGIRAKPEAPFNTTQFLMAEHDQLQDTDIMGGPRRHRDSSLSIDSEDQSNEFYSSPEDEEEFLTREFWTAYEDVHAERLDTMTKAQLVQEYLALEEKVDLLERQLRAVRARHRYRLRQDGEDDDDDDAVGPGEVRVDSETAQKISIFQTEINNLELENQRLREENFELRRTSYTRSSSSSSSSSSSSSGSCSSSSDSSSDSEMEEENLKQREAHDVKTPAASSGPAAALVGSGTQDSGVECAKRAVVGAPGSPSPVTTMCVGTRDECEEEEARVKLGQSGSDCQPDSGVSCDTSEAADPPSSSSTCDSELKEEEPEGKPETAVAEGEVTSTTAA; translated from the coding sequence ATGACGAGCACCGAAGTTTTGCTACCCTCGCCGAGAGTCAACATGCTAGATTCGGGCGCCCTGGCAGCCGTAGACGCCGTGACCCTGCCCACCATCTGCGGGCCACACAGGGGCACCCGCCGCCCGTCCGGCACCGCGGAGAGCGAAAGTGATTCTCCGCCCAGTAAGAAGAGCAAGAAGACCCGACGACGGAGGAAGAGGCCGCGTCAGCGCTTCGCCCGGAATGGGATCCGGGCGAAGCCCGAGGCGCCTTTTAACACCACCCAGTTCTTGATGGCCGAGCATGACCAGCTTCAGGACACCGATATCATGGGCGGCCCCCGTCGCCATCGTGATTCTTCGCTCAGCATAGACTCCGAGGATCAGTCCAACGAGTTCTACTCCTCCCCCGAGGATGAGGAGGAGTTCCTCACGAGGGAGTTCTGGACGGCCTACGAGGACGTTCACGCCGAGCGCTTGGACACCATGACGAAGGCGCAGCTGGTGCAGGAGTACCTGGCCCTGGAGGAGAAGGTGGACCTGCTCGAGCGTCAGCTCCGCGCCGTGAGGGCGCGCCACCGGTACCGCCTCCGGCAGGATggtgaggacgacgacgacgacgacgccgtCGGCCCCGGCGAAGTGCGAGTCGACTCCGAGACTGCGCAGAAGATCAGCATCTTCCAGACGGAGATTAACAACTTGGAGTTGGAGAACCAGCGGCTACGGGAGGAGAACTTCGAACTGCGGCGCACGTCGTACACCCGGTcatcgtcctcgtcgtcgtcgtcctcctcctccagtagcggCTCCTGCAGTAGTAGTAGCGACTCCAGCAGCGACAgcgagatggaagaggagaaccTGAAGCAACGAGAGGCGCACGACGTGAAGACCCCAGCAGCATCGTCAGGGCCTGCCGCGGCGTTGGTGGGTAGTGGCACTCAAGATTCGGGTGTCGAGTGCGCCAAGAGAGCGGTGGTTGGTGCGCCCGGATCACCGTCTCCGGTAACGACGATGTGCGTGGGTACTCGAgacgagtgtgaggaggaggaggcgcgcgtCAAGTTGGGGCAGAGTGGCAGCGACTGCCAGCCAGACAGTGGCGTGTCGTGTGATACCTCCGAGGCCGCCgatcccccatcctcctcctccacctgtgattctgagctgaaggaggaggagccggaGGGCAAGCCGGAGACGGCGGTGGCGGAGGGGGAGGTCACTAGCACCACGGCAGCGTAG